A DNA window from Procambarus clarkii isolate CNS0578487 chromosome 75, FALCON_Pclarkii_2.0, whole genome shotgun sequence contains the following coding sequences:
- the LOC123771820 gene encoding LWamide neuropeptides-like produces MYLNGYTNDHQKDMELSSFIEIYDYSRVLGALKRPPDVLGALKRQPGILGALKRQPGILGALKRQPGILGALKRQPGILGALKRLPGILGALKRQPGILGALKRPPDILGAHKRQSGVLGALKQPPGILGALKRLPGILGALKRQPGILGALKRQLGILGALKRQLGILRSLKRQPGVLGALKRQPGVLGALKQQPGRQPGVLWALKRQPGVLGALKRQPGVLGALKRQPGVLGALKRQPGVLGALKQPPGILGALKGQPGVLGALKRQPGVLGALKQQPGVLGALKQPPGILGALKQPPGILGALKRQPGVLGALKRQPGVLGRSSDSLASWGRSSDNLGSWGRSSDNLASWGRSSGNLGALKRQPGVLGALKRQPGVLGALKQPPGILGALKQPPGILGALKRQPGVLGALKRQPGVLGALKQPPGILGALKQPPGILGALKRQPGVLGALKRQPGVLGRSSDSLASWGRSSDNLGSWGRSSDNLASWGRSSNHLASWGRSSNHLAS; encoded by the exons ATGTATTTAAATGGATATACAAATGACCACCAAAAAGATATGGAACTGAGTAGTTTTATCGAGATTTATGATTATTCT CGCGTCCTGGGAGCGCTCAAGCGACCACCTGACGTCCTGGGGGCGCTCAAGCGACAACCTGGCATCCTGGGGGCGCTCAAGCGACAACCTGGCATCCTGGGGGCGCTCAAGCGACAACCTGGCATCCTGGGGGCGCTCAAGCGACAACCTGGCATCCTGGGGGCGCTCAAGCGACTACCTGGCATCCTGGGGGCGCTCAAGCGACAACCTGGCATCCTGGGGGCGCTCAAGCGACCACCTGACATCCTGGGGGCGCACAAGCGACAATCTGGCGTCCTGGGGGCGCTCAAGCAACCACCTGGCATCCTGGGGGCGCTCAAGCGACTACCTGGCATCCTGGGGGCGCTCAAGCGACAACCTGGCATCCTGGGGGCGCTCAAGCGACAACTTGGCATCCTGGGGGCGCTCAAGCGACAACTTGGCATCCTGAGGTCGCTCAAGCGACAACCTGGCGTCCTGGGGGCGCTCAAGCGGCAACCTGGCGTCCTGGGGGCGCTCAAGCAGCAACCTGGC CGACAACCTGGCGtcctctgggcgctcaagcggcaACCTGGCGTCCTGGGGGCGCTCAAGCGACAACCTGGCGTCCTGGGGGCGCTCAAGCGACAACCTGGCGTCCTGGGGGCGCTCAAGCGACAACCTGGCGTCCTGGGGGCGCTCAAGCAACCACCTGGCATCCTGGGGGCGCTCAAGGGACAACCTGGCGTCCTGGGGGCGCTCAAGCGGCAACCTGGCGTCCTGGGGGCGCTCAAGCAGCAACCTGGCGTCCTGGGGGCGCTCAAGCAACCACCTGGCATCCTGGGGGCGCTCAAGCAACCACCTGGCATCCTAGGGGCGCTCAAGCGACAACCTGGCGTCCTGGGGGCGCTCAAGCGACAACCTGGCGTCCTGGGGCGCTCAAGCGACAGCCTTGCGTCCTGGGGGCGCTCAAGCGACAACCTTGGGTCCTGGGGGCGCTCAAGCGACAACCTGGCGTCCTGGGGGCGCTCAAGCGGCAACCTGGGGGCGCTCAAGCGGCAACCTGGCGTCCTGGGGGCGCTCAAGCGACAACCTGGCGTCCTGGGGGCGCTCAAGCAACCACCTGGCATCCTGGGGGCGCTCAAGCAACCACCTGGCATCCTGGGGGCGCTCAAGCGACAACCTGGCGTCCTGGGGGCGCTCAAGCGACAACCTGGCGTCCTGGGGGCGCTCAAGCAACCACCTGGCATCCTGGGGGCGCTCAAGCAACCACCTGGCATCCTAGGGGCGCTCAAGCGACAACCTGGCGTCCTGGGGGCGCTCAAGCGACAACCTGGCGTCCTGGGGCGCTCAAGCGACAGCCTTGCGTCCTGGGGGCGCTCAAGCGACAACCTTGGGTCCTGGGGGCGCTCAAGCGACAACCTGGCGTCCTGGGGGCGCTCAAGCAACCACCTGGCATCCTGGGGGCGCTCAAGCAACCACCTGGCATCCTAG